A region of Sesamum indicum cultivar Zhongzhi No. 13 linkage group LG7, S_indicum_v1.0, whole genome shotgun sequence DNA encodes the following proteins:
- the LOC105166690 gene encoding uncharacterized protein LOC105166690, translated as MSSVHNSVETVNAAATAIVTAESRVQPSTVQKRRWGSCWSIYWCFGSHKQSKRIGHAVLVSEPAAAGVAAPISENRNQSSTIVLPFIAPPSSPASFLQSDPPSATQSPAGLISLASLSVHANSPGGTAPIFTIGPYAHETQLVSPPVFSTFTTEPSTASFTPPPEPVQMTTPSSPEVPFAQLLSSSLARNRRNCGTNLKYSLSQYEFQPYQYPGSPGGHIKSPGSALSTSGTSSPFPDKHPIMEFRMGEAPKFLGYEHFPNYKWGSRVGSGSLTPNGWGSRLGSGALTPNGGLSRLGSGTLTPNGGEPPSRDGNLLENQIYEVASLANSDRKSQNDDAVVDHRVSFELFGEDIPTCVVTESAPSHKNASGYPGVATAEGTNNKDLTTKNADSCREHNDGETTNEVPEIPLDGEGGELHQKQRTVSLGSSKDFNFNNAKGEIPEKSSINCEWWTNEKVVRKELGPRNSWSFFPMLQSGAS; from the exons ATGAGTAGCGTGCATAACAGCGTGGAAACTGTAAATGCTGCTGCAACTGCAATTGTTACAGCTGAAAGCAGAGTTCAGCCATCTACGGTTCAG AAGAGAAGATGGGGAAGCTGTTGGAGCATCTACTGGTGTTTTGGTTCTCACAAACAGAGCAAGCGAATTGGACATGCTGTCCTCGTCTCTGAACCAGCTGCAGCTGGAGTTGCAGCTCCTATTTCTGAGAATAGAAACCAATCTTCTACCATTGTATTGCCCTTCATAGCTCCTCCCTCTTCTCCCGCTTCATTTCTCCAATCCGATCCTCCCTCAGCCACTCAATCACCTGCAGGTTTAATTTCCCTTGCATCCCTTTCTGTTCATGCCAACTCACCTGGTGGGACGGCACCCATTTTTACAATCGGCCCTTATGCTCATGAAACTCAATTAGTTTCACCACCTGTGTTTTCGACCTTTACAACCGAACCATCAACTGCTTCTTTTACTCCACCTCCGGAACCAGTGCAAATGACGACACCTTCTTCCCCAGAAGTGCCGTTTGCTCAGCTTTTGTCATCATCACTAGCTCGAAATCGGAGGAATTGCGGAACGAATCTGAAGTACTCGTTGTCCCAATATGAATTCCAACCTTATCAATATCCAGGAAGCCCTGGCGGTCATATTAAATCACCAGGCTCAGCACTTTCGACTTCTGGAACCTCGTCACCATTTCCTGATAAACACCCTATTATGGAATTTCGCATGGGGGAAGCTCCCAAATTTCTTGGATACGAACACTTTCCAAATTATAAGTGGGGTTCAAGAGTTGGTTCTGGATCATTAACCCCCAACGGTTGGGGATCGAGGCTAGGGTCTGGAGCTTTGACACCAAATGGGGGGCTCTCGAGGCTAGGCTCTGGAACTTTGACGCCTAATGGTGGAGAACCTCCATCACGAGACGGTAACCTTCTGGAGAACCAAATCTACGAAGTGGCATCACTTGCCAACTCCGACCGTAAATCTCAAAATGATGATGCAGTAGTTGATCATAGAGTCTCGTTCGAACTATTTGGTGAAGACATTCCAACTTGTGTCGTGACAGAGTCCGCCCCTTCACATAAAAATGCATCAGGATATCCAGGGGTGGCAACAGCAGAAGGCACAAATAACAAGGATTTGACAACCAAGAATGCAGATAGTTGTAGAGAACATAACGATGGTGAAACTACGAATGAAGTTCCGGAGATACCTCTAGATGGGGAGGGAGGGGAACTCCATCAGAAGCAGCGTACCGTATCTCTTGGTTCCAGCAAAGATTTCAATTTCAACAATGCAAAGGGAGAAATTCCAGAAAAATCCAGCATCAACTGTGAGTGGTGGACCAATGAGAAAGTCGTTAGAAAGGAATTAGGCCCTCGGAACAGCTGGAGTTTCTTTCCTATGCTGCAATCAGGGGCCAGCTGA